A region from the Pseudomonas cucumis genome encodes:
- a CDS encoding malonate decarboxylase holo-ACP synthase: protein MVNTFLAHDLLWGMTPEQLPADAPAWVVESIGAGQPVVVRRAMTAPDQIAVGVRGRLREQRYATSMAITAISRRVRPEELCHVETTRDLPTLRALAQLRPTLDTCGWVWGVSGSAGFELASGFAALHERSDLDLILRTPQPLSRPQAQEWVTLLGAAECLVDMQLQTPYGAVVLREWAGPSQRVLLKSAQGACLVSDPWNPQEQAA from the coding sequence GTGGTGAATACGTTTCTGGCCCACGACCTGCTGTGGGGGATGACCCCGGAGCAGTTGCCTGCAGATGCGCCTGCGTGGGTGGTCGAATCGATCGGCGCGGGTCAGCCGGTGGTGGTTCGGCGCGCGATGACTGCGCCGGATCAGATCGCGGTCGGGGTACGCGGACGCTTGCGTGAGCAGCGTTATGCAACGTCGATGGCGATCACGGCGATTTCACGTCGGGTAAGGCCGGAAGAGCTCTGTCATGTCGAGACAACTCGCGACCTGCCGACCTTGCGAGCGCTGGCGCAACTGCGGCCGACGCTCGACACCTGCGGTTGGGTGTGGGGTGTCAGCGGTAGCGCCGGATTTGAATTGGCCAGCGGTTTTGCGGCGCTCCATGAGCGCAGCGATCTGGACTTGATTCTGCGTACACCGCAACCGCTGAGCCGACCTCAAGCGCAAGAGTGGGTGACGCTTCTCGGCGCCGCTGAATGTCTGGTCGACATGCAATTGCAGACACCTTACGGCGCGGTGGTCCTGCGCGAGTGGGCCGGCCCGTCGCAACGGGTGCTGCTCAAAAGCGCTCAGGGCGCCTGCCTGGTCAGCGATCCCTGGAACCCGCAGGAGCAAGCAGCGTGA
- the mdcH gene encoding malonate decarboxylase subunit epsilon, giving the protein MSSLLVFPGQGAQQPGMLHRLPRETLIEASEGLGEDVLLLDSAEALQSTRAVQLCLLIAGVAASRQLLLSADYVAGLSIGAYPAAVVAGALSFSDALHLVSLRGELMQQAYPQGYGMTAIIGLDLATVEGLLAQVHSVDTPVYLANINADNQVVIAGSDGAMKAVAELAKRRGAGLAKRLAVSVPSHCPLLETPAKTLAEAFAKVQLKTPTLGYLSGSRARPVINPEALRDDLAFNMCRVVDWRGTVQSAYERGVRLQIELPPGAVLTGLARRVFEQGTVIAFDGARLDTLQALLREEGSRQP; this is encoded by the coding sequence GTGAGCAGTTTGCTGGTGTTCCCCGGCCAGGGCGCGCAGCAACCGGGCATGCTCCATCGTTTGCCTCGGGAAACGCTGATCGAGGCGAGTGAGGGGCTGGGTGAAGATGTTTTGTTGCTCGATTCTGCCGAGGCGTTGCAGTCGACGAGGGCGGTTCAGCTGTGCCTGCTGATCGCTGGAGTGGCTGCTTCACGTCAGTTGTTATTGAGCGCGGATTACGTGGCCGGATTGTCCATCGGAGCGTACCCGGCAGCGGTGGTGGCCGGCGCCTTGAGCTTCAGCGATGCGCTGCATTTGGTCAGCCTGCGCGGTGAACTGATGCAGCAGGCTTATCCTCAGGGCTACGGCATGACCGCGATCATCGGTCTGGATCTGGCGACGGTGGAAGGTTTGCTGGCGCAGGTTCACAGCGTCGACACACCGGTTTACCTGGCCAACATCAACGCCGATAACCAAGTCGTCATCGCTGGCAGCGATGGTGCGATGAAAGCGGTTGCCGAGTTGGCGAAGCGTCGTGGTGCCGGGCTGGCCAAGCGTCTGGCGGTCAGCGTGCCGTCCCACTGCCCGCTGTTGGAAACACCGGCGAAAACCTTGGCCGAAGCCTTCGCCAAGGTGCAATTGAAAACGCCGACCCTGGGTTACCTGAGCGGCAGTCGCGCACGGCCCGTTATCAACCCCGAAGCCTTGCGCGACGACCTGGCCTTCAACATGTGCCGCGTGGTGGATTGGCGCGGCACGGTACAAAGCGCTTACGAGCGTGGCGTGCGTCTACAGATCGAACTGCCGCCCGGTGCGGTGTTGACCGGGCTGGCGCGTCGGGTGTTCGAGCAGGGCACCGTGATTGCCTTCGACGGTGCGCGGCTCGATACCTTGCAGGCGCTGTTGCGTGAGGAGGGAAGCCGCCAACCCTAG